A single region of the Mycobacterium lentiflavum genome encodes:
- a CDS encoding NADH:flavin oxidoreductase, which yields MPSDQPTPPDVFSPATLGPITLRNRTIKSATFEARTPGALVSDDLIEYHRAPAAGGVGMTTVAYCAVSQGGRTEGNGLWMRPEAVPGLRKLTDAIHAEGAAISAQIGHAGPVANAKSNQAKALAPVRFFNPIGMRFARKATRDDIKDVIEAHANAARFAMEAGFDAVEIHLGHNYLASSFLSPLINRRDDEFGGSLENRAKVARGIVMAVRRAVDDEGTPIAVTAKLNMADGVRGAITTDESLITAKWLEEDGGLDAIELTAGSSLVNPMYLFRGDAPIKEFAGAFKPPLRWGMRMTGTKFLREYPYREAYLLRDAKLFRAELKMPLILLGGITNRETMDLAMAEGFEFVAMARALLAEPDLINRLVADGAQHSVHSACTHCNRCMPTIYTRTRCVVTGAPDNS from the coding sequence ATGCCCTCTGACCAGCCCACTCCCCCCGACGTTTTCAGCCCAGCAACGCTTGGTCCCATCACGCTGCGCAACCGGACCATCAAGTCCGCGACGTTCGAAGCACGCACTCCCGGCGCTCTGGTGAGCGACGACCTGATCGAGTACCACCGCGCGCCGGCCGCCGGCGGGGTCGGCATGACGACCGTCGCCTACTGCGCCGTCTCCCAGGGCGGCCGCACCGAGGGCAACGGGCTCTGGATGCGCCCCGAGGCGGTGCCGGGGCTGCGCAAGCTCACCGACGCGATCCACGCCGAGGGCGCGGCGATCAGCGCGCAAATCGGTCACGCCGGTCCGGTGGCCAACGCCAAGTCCAACCAGGCCAAGGCGCTGGCGCCGGTGCGGTTCTTCAACCCGATCGGAATGCGCTTCGCCCGCAAGGCCACCCGCGACGACATCAAGGACGTCATCGAAGCCCACGCCAACGCGGCCCGGTTCGCAATGGAGGCCGGCTTCGACGCGGTCGAAATTCATTTGGGCCACAACTATTTGGCGAGTTCATTCCTGTCGCCGTTGATCAACCGTCGCGACGACGAATTCGGTGGCTCACTGGAGAACCGGGCCAAGGTCGCGCGCGGCATTGTGATGGCCGTTCGCCGCGCCGTGGACGACGAAGGAACGCCGATCGCGGTCACGGCCAAGCTCAACATGGCTGACGGCGTGCGCGGCGCCATCACCACCGACGAGTCGCTGATCACCGCCAAATGGCTGGAAGAAGACGGTGGCCTGGACGCGATCGAACTGACCGCGGGCAGCTCGCTGGTCAACCCGATGTATCTGTTCCGCGGTGACGCGCCGATCAAGGAGTTCGCCGGTGCCTTCAAGCCGCCGCTGCGCTGGGGTATGCGCATGACGGGTACGAAGTTCTTGCGCGAATACCCTTACCGCGAGGCGTATCTGCTGCGCGACGCCAAGCTGTTCCGGGCCGAACTCAAGATGCCGCTGATCCTGCTTGGCGGCATCACCAACCGGGAGACGATGGACCTCGCGATGGCCGAGGGTTTCGAATTCGTCGCGATGGCCCGGGCGCTGCTGGCCGAGCCGGACCTGATCAATCGACTGGTGGCCGACGGCGCCCAGCACAGCGTCCATTCGGCGTGTACGCACTGCAATCGGTGCATGCCGACGATCTACACGCGCACCCGCTGCGTCGTCACCGGAGCGCCCGACAACAGCTGA